In a genomic window of Pseudoliparis swirei isolate HS2019 ecotype Mariana Trench chromosome 20, NWPU_hadal_v1, whole genome shotgun sequence:
- the rnf7 gene encoding RING-box protein 2, which translates to MDDGDEPGVVLSHNTASGSKSSGDKMFSLKKWNAVAMWSWDVECDTCAICRVQVMDACLRCQAENKQEDCVVVWGECNHSFHNCCMSLWVKQNNRCPLCQQDWVVQRIGK; encoded by the exons ATGGATGACGGCGACGAGCCGGGCGTCGTGCTCTCCCACAACACGGCTTCAGGCTCCAAGTCGAGCGGGGACAAGATGTTCTCCCTGAAGAAGTGGAACGCCGTGGCCATGTGGAGCTGGGACGTGGAGTGCGACACCTGCGCCATCTGCCGGGTCCAGGTGATGG ACGCGTGTCTGCGGTGCCAGGCGGAAAACAAGCAGGAGGACTGTGTCG tggtgTGGGGTGAATGCAACCACTCGTTCCATAACTGCTGCATGTCTCTGTGGGTGAAGCAGAACAACCGCTGTCCGCTCTGCCAGCAGGACTGGGTGGTGCAGAGGATCGGCAAGTAG